The stretch of DNA ACCCGGAGAGCAGCGCACACCAGCATCGGTCGACGAGCAACCGCGGGCCTTCCTCGATGCGCTCGTGACTCGGCTCCCGGAGCCGGCGTTGATCGCCGGGGTCGACGGGACCGTCCTGGCGGCCAACGACCACCTCCGGTCGCTCGTCGGGGCACGCCGCGGGACGCTGGTCGGGCGCGCGCTCGCCGACGTCTTCGAGGGGTTGGACCGGACGGACCTCGAACGAAACGCCGCCGCGGACGACGAGACCCTGACCGTCACGCCGGCGGAGCGGGAGCCGCGACGGTGGCTCGACCTCTCGTTCGAGCGCCGCGATACGGGTGGCGAGACCGTCTACCTCGGCGTCGGGCACGACGTGACCGAGCACCACCGGCGGGAGCACCGCCTCGCGGAGTACGAGCGCATCCTCGAGACGATCGAGGACGGCGTCTACACGCTCGACGAGTCGTTCACCATCGAGACGGTCAACAGCGCCGTCACCTCGATGACCGGCCACGACGAGTCCGAACTGATCGGTTCGCCGGCCACGGTCCTGGCCGCGGAGGACGCGCTGGACCAGGCGGCGGCGCTCACGCGGGAACTGCGGCAGGGCGATCGGGACGTGGCGACGCTGACGACCGACCTCGAGACGGCCGACGGGGAGACGCTCCCGATCGAGACCCGGTTCTCCACGTACGAGCGCGACGACGGGAGCTACCGGCACGTCGGTGTCGTCAGGGACGTCTCCGATCGGCGGCAGTTCGCTCGCACGCTGGCCGCACTGCACGACTCGACCCGGCGGCTCTTCGAGGCCGAGACGAAGGCCGAGGTCGCGGGGATCATCGCGGAGACGGCCGAGGAAGTCCTCGGCCTGCCGGGGGCCGCAGTCTACCGCTTCGACCAGACCGAGAACGTCCTGCGACCCGCGGCCACCGCCGGCGTCCTCGCGACGCCCGAGGCCGATCCCGCCGTCGTCGGCCCGGACGGCGGGATCGTGTGGGACGTCTTCGTCGACGACGAGCAGGTGTCCCTCGGGAGCGGCGACTCGTACCGCCCGCTGGGCGACCACGGGGTGCTCTACGCTCAGATCGACCGGGAGGAACGGGACGCGCGCACGCTCGAACTCCTCGAACTGCTCACGAACAGCGCGGAGGCCGCGCTGGCGCGGGTCGACCGGGAGACGGCCCTCCGGGAGCGCGAGTCCGAAATGCGGCGACAGAACGAGGAGCTCAGGCAACTGAAGCAGGTCAACGACATCCTCCGTCGGGTCGACCGCGCCCTGGTCCGTGCGGAGTCCGTCGAGGCCATCGAGCAGGCCGTCTGCGAGGAACTCATCGAGTCCGCCTGGTTCTCGTTCGTCTGGGTGGGCCGCGACGACGGTGCGACCATCGAGCCGCGGACGTGGGCCGGCGAGGCCCCGAGCTACCTGGACGCCGTCTCCCAGTCGATGGGCGGGACCGGCGGCCCGCCGGCGGTCCGGGCGGCACGGACCGGCGAGCCGGTGGTCGTCGACTCCGTCACCGACGACCTGCGGCAGGACCACTGGCGGGCGGAGGCCCTGTCGCGGGACTTCCGGTC from Haloarcula litorea encodes:
- a CDS encoding bacterio-opsin activator domain-containing protein → MDQSAGDRPGEQRTPASVDEQPRAFLDALVTRLPEPALIAGVDGTVLAANDHLRSLVGARRGTLVGRALADVFEGLDRTDLERNAAADDETLTVTPAEREPRRWLDLSFERRDTGGETVYLGVGHDVTEHHRREHRLAEYERILETIEDGVYTLDESFTIETVNSAVTSMTGHDESELIGSPATVLAAEDALDQAAALTRELRQGDRDVATLTTDLETADGETLPIETRFSTYERDDGSYRHVGVVRDVSDRRQFARTLAALHDSTRRLFEAETKAEVAGIIAETAEEVLGLPGAAVYRFDQTENVLRPAATAGVLATPEADPAVVGPDGGIVWDVFVDDEQVSLGSGDSYRPLGDHGVLYAQIDREERDARTLELLELLTNSAEAALARVDRETALRERESEMRRQNEELRQLKQVNDILRRVDRALVRAESVEAIEQAVCEELIESAWFSFVWVGRDDGATIEPRTWAGEAPSYLDAVSQSMGGTGGPPAVRAARTGEPVVVDSVTDDLRQDHWRAEALSRDFRSAISVPLEYDGFLYGVLTVFADRTERFGDQLASVFADLGESIANAIQKLNSRERRAADSVVELDLTVAAPDAPTFTIAERLGTEVVCEGAVPTAEGTRLFLGVRETDPEAVRATVESMRTVASTSSVSGGDVHEVVVSGASLVRRLVDHGGRVVEFRTDGETADVVVHLATGTDVRTFITHLESRYETVRLDARRERETHLRTEQGIRSALDDRLTDRQQEVLRTAYLSGFFDWPRETTGEEVAEMLDITQPTVNRHLRVGERKLLDLILDE